One Halosegnis longus DNA window includes the following coding sequences:
- a CDS encoding 50S ribosomal protein L16: MSDKPASMYRDIDKPSYTRREYITGIPGSKIAQYKMGRTDKDEDEYEVQISLVVEEDVQIRHGSLEASRLSANRRMLKILGEEGDYKMILRKFPHQVLRENKQATGAGADRVSDGMRQAFGKIVGTAARIQKGDQLFTAWCHPEDADTLKDAFRRAYNKVTPPCRIKVERGQELLVS; the protein is encoded by the coding sequence ATGAGCGACAAGCCTGCCTCGATGTACCGTGACATCGACAAGCCGTCGTACACGCGACGCGAGTACATCACGGGCATCCCGGGTTCGAAAATCGCCCAGTACAAGATGGGCCGCACCGACAAGGACGAAGACGAGTACGAAGTCCAGATTAGCCTCGTCGTCGAGGAAGACGTCCAGATTCGCCACGGCTCGCTCGAGGCCTCCCGCCTCTCCGCGAACCGTCGGATGCTGAAGATCCTCGGCGAGGAGGGCGATTACAAGATGATTCTGCGCAAGTTCCCACACCAGGTCCTGCGCGAGAACAAGCAGGCGACGGGCGCAGGCGCAGACCGTGTCTCCGACGGGATGCGACAGGCGTTCGGCAAGATCGTCGGCACGGCCGCGCGCATCCAGAAGGGCGACCAGCTGTTCACCGCATGGTGTCACCCGGAGGACGCCGACACGCTGAAAGACGCCTTCCGCCGTGCGTACAACAAGGTCACGCCGCCGTGCCGCATCAAGGTCGAGCGCGGACAGGAACTGCTCGTCTCGTAG
- the thpR gene encoding RNA 2',3'-cyclic phosphodiesterase — translation MRTFVSVPLGGLSDAVADAQTPLDMSGVDPIDPTQAHVTLKFLGETDDPDAVVEAIERAVAASEVQPFDCTVAGYGVFPSLEYISVIWAGITEGSEQLTTLHEHVERETTALGFDAAEHNFTPHATLARMRDARSKSVIQEVVAERDPNVGTVRVDGVELTQSMPTDGGPEYETVAEVPL, via the coding sequence ATGCGAACGTTCGTCTCCGTTCCACTCGGCGGGCTCTCCGACGCGGTCGCGGACGCACAGACCCCACTCGACATGTCGGGTGTGGACCCGATCGACCCGACGCAGGCGCACGTCACGCTCAAATTTCTGGGCGAGACCGACGACCCCGACGCCGTCGTCGAGGCAATCGAGCGCGCCGTCGCAGCCAGCGAGGTCCAGCCCTTCGACTGCACCGTCGCCGGCTACGGCGTCTTCCCCTCCCTCGAGTACATCTCGGTCATCTGGGCCGGCATCACCGAGGGAAGCGAACAGCTCACCACGCTCCACGAGCACGTCGAACGGGAGACGACGGCGCTCGGCTTCGACGCCGCGGAGCACAACTTCACGCCGCACGCGACGCTCGCGCGGATGCGCGACGCGCGGAGCAAATCCGTGATTCAGGAAGTGGTCGCCGAACGCGACCCGAACGTCGGGACGGTTCGGGTCGACGGCGTCGAACTCACGCAGTCGATGCCCACCGACGGGGGGCCGGAGTACGAGACCGTCGCCGAGGTTCCGCTGTGA
- a CDS encoding ZIP family metal transporter, giving the protein MVAWQAFGLVFVAGLVTAVATGLGALPFFLVREVSRRLNVALWGVASGIMLTASALGLVPEGLTHGGCVAVVAGLLAGVVLVVLAHRLLDDHEFDPGEYEAADVRQLALILGVLTVHSFPEGIAIGVSFAALNLDAGVVPPLAVAMTVAISVHNIPEGVAISIPLREMEVSPWRMVGWSVFSSLPQPLGAVLAFAFVRVAAPLLPVGFGFAAGAMAALVVVEFVPEALETGKPLARNGYDAFAGGTALGAAGMWLLLVAV; this is encoded by the coding sequence GTGGTCGCGTGGCAGGCGTTCGGACTGGTGTTCGTCGCCGGGCTCGTGACGGCGGTAGCCACGGGACTCGGCGCGCTCCCCTTCTTCCTCGTCAGGGAGGTGAGCCGTCGGCTCAACGTCGCACTCTGGGGGGTCGCGTCGGGCATCATGCTCACGGCGAGCGCGCTCGGTCTCGTTCCCGAGGGGCTGACCCACGGTGGCTGTGTGGCGGTCGTTGCGGGGCTGCTCGCTGGCGTCGTCCTTGTCGTGCTCGCCCACCGGCTGCTCGACGACCACGAGTTCGACCCCGGCGAGTACGAGGCCGCCGACGTGCGCCAGCTCGCGCTCATTCTCGGGGTGTTGACGGTCCACTCCTTCCCCGAGGGGATCGCCATCGGGGTCTCGTTCGCGGCACTGAATCTCGATGCCGGCGTCGTGCCGCCGCTGGCGGTGGCGATGACCGTCGCCATCTCCGTCCACAACATCCCCGAGGGCGTGGCCATCTCGATACCGCTGCGCGAGATGGAGGTCTCCCCGTGGCGGATGGTCGGCTGGTCGGTGTTTTCGAGTCTGCCACAGCCGCTGGGTGCGGTGCTCGCGTTCGCGTTCGTCAGGGTCGCGGCCCCGTTGCTTCCCGTCGGCTTCGGGTTCGCGGCGGGAGCGATGGCGGCGCTGGTGGTTGTCGAGTTCGTGCCCGAGGCGCTGGAGACGGGGAAGCCGCTCGCGCGGAACGGCTACGATGCCTTCGCGGGCGGAACCGCACTCGGCGCGGCGGGGATGTGGCTGCTGTTGGTGGCCGTGTGA
- a CDS encoding 50S ribosomal protein L39e, translated as MGKKSKAQKKRLGKLERQNSRVPAWVIMKTDQDTVRNPKRRNWRRNDTDE; from the coding sequence ATGGGTAAGAAGTCGAAGGCGCAAAAGAAGCGACTCGGGAAGCTGGAGCGACAGAACAGTCGCGTGCCGGCGTGGGTCATCATGAAGACCGACCAGGACACCGTCCGCAACCCGAAGCGACGCAACTGGCGGCGTAACGACACGGACGAATGA
- a CDS encoding 50S ribosomal protein L31e produces MSASDFEERVVTVPLRDAKAEAKTARADKAMSIVREHLAKNFAVDEADVRLDPSINEKIWERGRAKPPSKLRVRAARFDEDGETVVEAETA; encoded by the coding sequence ATGAGCGCGAGCGATTTCGAGGAGCGTGTCGTCACCGTTCCGCTCCGCGACGCGAAGGCGGAAGCGAAGACGGCTCGCGCCGACAAGGCGATGAGCATCGTTCGCGAGCATCTCGCGAAGAACTTCGCCGTCGACGAGGCGGACGTTCGACTCGACCCGTCCATCAACGAGAAAATCTGGGAGCGCGGTCGTGCAAAGCCCCCGTCGAAGCTCCGCGTTCGCGCGGCGCGATTCGACGAGGACGGCGAGACGGTCGTCGAAGCGGAGACCGCATAA
- a CDS encoding translation initiation factor IF-6 — translation MLRAALSGSSAVGVFARATDDVLLVRPDTAESQREQLGEELDVPVCPTTVAGSGTVGSLATGNENGLLVSSNVTENELDRIGAVTELPVHEMPGNINAVGNVVLCNDAGAYVHPDLTREAVSAVKTALDVPVERGTVADINTVSMAAVATNDGVLCHPKTSDETLDFLADHLDVPADIGTINYGGALVGSGLVANEAGFVCGESTTGPELGRIESALGYL, via the coding sequence GTGCTCCGGGCGGCCCTCTCTGGCTCGTCAGCCGTCGGCGTCTTCGCGCGCGCCACCGACGACGTTCTGCTGGTCCGCCCCGACACGGCCGAGTCACAACGCGAGCAGCTCGGCGAGGAGCTCGACGTGCCCGTGTGTCCGACAACCGTCGCCGGCTCCGGCACCGTCGGCTCGCTCGCGACCGGCAACGAGAACGGACTCCTCGTTTCCAGCAACGTCACCGAGAACGAACTCGACCGCATCGGCGCGGTCACGGAGCTCCCGGTCCACGAGATGCCGGGGAACATCAACGCCGTCGGCAACGTCGTCTTGTGTAACGACGCCGGCGCGTACGTCCACCCGGACCTGACCCGCGAGGCGGTCAGTGCCGTCAAGACGGCCCTCGACGTGCCCGTCGAGCGTGGCACCGTCGCCGACATCAACACCGTCTCGATGGCGGCAGTCGCGACCAACGACGGCGTGCTCTGTCACCCGAAGACGAGCGACGAGACGCTGGATTTCCTCGCGGACCACCTCGATGTCCCCGCCGACATCGGCACTATCAACTACGGCGGCGCGCTCGTCGGCTCGGGGCTCGTCGCCAACGAAGCCGGCTTCGTCTGCGGCGAGTCGACCACCGGTCCGGAACTCGGTCGCATCGAGTCGGCGCTGGGCTATCTGTAG
- the rpl18a gene encoding 50S ribosomal protein L18Ae, whose product MSEYTVSGRFVARDGWQAFETAIEAENESVAKERTYANLGSQHGLNRTQIEIDGVDA is encoded by the coding sequence ATGAGTGAGTACACAGTGAGCGGTCGATTCGTCGCCCGCGATGGGTGGCAGGCGTTCGAGACAGCAATCGAGGCGGAAAACGAGTCGGTCGCGAAGGAGCGGACCTACGCGAACCTCGGCTCCCAGCACGGGCTCAACCGGACCCAAATCGAGATCGACGGGGTGGACGCATGA
- the pfdA gene encoding prefoldin subunit alpha — protein MSLGGGGGGGQMQEIQQQIEAMNAEVESIEGEIQDLRDEQSEIDEATEAIDTLEDDDTVQVPLGGDAYVRASIEDMDEIIVSLGGGYAAEHEQDDAIDTLERKRDSIDDRIEELQEEVSEVEAQIQDLEQQAQQMQQQQMQQMQQQMGGLGGEEGGDEE, from the coding sequence ATGAGCCTCGGTGGTGGCGGTGGCGGCGGCCAGATGCAGGAGATTCAACAGCAGATCGAGGCGATGAACGCGGAAGTCGAGTCCATCGAGGGCGAAATCCAGGACCTGCGCGACGAGCAGTCCGAGATTGATGAGGCCACCGAGGCCATCGACACGCTCGAGGACGACGACACGGTCCAGGTCCCGCTCGGCGGCGACGCGTACGTTCGCGCCAGCATCGAGGACATGGACGAGATAATCGTCTCGCTCGGCGGCGGCTACGCGGCCGAACACGAGCAGGACGACGCCATCGACACGCTCGAGCGCAAGCGCGACTCCATCGACGACCGCATCGAGGAGCTGCAGGAGGAGGTCTCCGAGGTCGAAGCCCAGATTCAGGACCTCGAACAGCAGGCCCAGCAGATGCAACAACAGCAGATGCAGCAGATGCAACAGCAGATGGGCGGGCTCGGCGGCGAGGAAGGCGGCGACGAGGAGTAA
- the ftsY gene encoding signal recognition particle-docking protein FtsY encodes MFDSLKEKLGNFKDDVEEEADEPEPDAEPEDAAVESDGDAADAPAADASEEPDDAGDPDVNPKGDSLTERAKLFASGQAKITEAELEEPLEQLEFALLEGDVEMSVARDIVEQLREELVGTARAQVKTGEIVVEEAIGNALLDVIDVGGMDFDEEIAAREKPVTIIFTGVNGVGKTTTIAKLGKYLDDRGYDVVLANGDTYRAGANEQLQEHADNLGLKLISHEQGGDPAAVIYDAVEYAEANEVDVVLGDTAGRLHTADDLMAQLEKIDRVVGPDMTIFADEAVAGQDATHRAKQFNDAAEIDGVVLTKADADSQGGAAISIAEVTGKPILFLGTGQGYDDLEKFDPEVIVERLTE; translated from the coding sequence ATGTTCGACTCCCTGAAGGAGAAGCTCGGCAACTTCAAAGACGACGTCGAGGAGGAAGCCGACGAGCCGGAGCCGGACGCGGAACCCGAAGACGCCGCCGTGGAGTCCGACGGCGATGCCGCCGACGCGCCGGCAGCCGACGCGTCCGAGGAACCGGACGACGCCGGCGACCCGGACGTGAACCCGAAGGGAGATTCGCTCACCGAGCGGGCGAAGCTGTTCGCCTCCGGACAGGCGAAGATAACCGAAGCGGAGCTCGAAGAGCCGCTCGAACAGCTCGAGTTCGCGCTGCTCGAAGGCGACGTGGAGATGAGCGTCGCCCGCGACATCGTCGAGCAGCTGCGCGAGGAGCTGGTCGGGACGGCCCGCGCACAGGTGAAGACGGGTGAAATCGTCGTCGAGGAAGCTATCGGCAACGCTCTGCTCGATGTCATCGACGTGGGCGGGATGGACTTCGACGAGGAGATTGCCGCCCGCGAGAAGCCGGTCACCATCATCTTCACCGGCGTCAACGGCGTCGGGAAGACGACGACGATTGCAAAGCTCGGGAAGTACCTCGACGACCGCGGCTACGACGTGGTGTTGGCGAACGGCGACACCTACCGCGCCGGGGCGAACGAACAGCTCCAGGAGCACGCCGACAACCTCGGCTTAAAGCTCATCAGCCACGAGCAGGGTGGTGACCCGGCGGCCGTCATCTACGACGCCGTCGAGTACGCCGAGGCCAACGAGGTCGACGTGGTGCTCGGCGACACGGCCGGTCGACTCCACACCGCCGACGACCTGATGGCGCAGTTGGAGAAGATCGACCGCGTCGTCGGGCCGGACATGACTATCTTCGCCGACGAGGCGGTCGCCGGACAGGACGCGACCCACCGCGCCAAGCAGTTCAACGACGCGGCGGAGATCGACGGCGTCGTCCTCACGAAGGCTGACGCCGACTCGCAGGGCGGTGCAGCAATCTCGATTGCCGAAGTCACGGGCAAACCAATCCTCTTTCTCGGCACCGGACAGGGGTACGACGACTTGGAGAAATTCGACCCCGAGGTCATCGTCGAGCGGCTGACGGAGTAG
- a CDS encoding ferritin-like domain-containing protein has product MSDEVIQLLRKAYSDEMETVMNYLTNSIILDGVRAQEVKEGLRQDATQEEIQHAQMIGERLKQLDARPPASGEFVARQDSLQPPEDPADVVSVIDGVIEAEDDAIQTYRSLIKAAEAADDPVTEDLAVEILADEEAHRTEFKSYRREYGDN; this is encoded by the coding sequence ATGTCAGACGAAGTAATCCAGCTACTCCGAAAGGCGTACAGCGACGAGATGGAGACGGTCATGAACTATCTCACGAACAGCATCATCCTCGACGGTGTCCGCGCACAGGAGGTGAAGGAGGGGCTGCGACAGGACGCGACCCAAGAGGAGATTCAACACGCACAGATGATCGGCGAACGGCTCAAGCAGCTGGACGCGCGCCCGCCCGCGAGCGGTGAGTTCGTCGCCCGACAGGATAGCCTCCAGCCGCCGGAGGACCCCGCCGACGTGGTCTCCGTCATCGACGGCGTCATCGAGGCAGAAGACGACGCCATCCAGACGTATCGGTCGCTCATCAAGGCCGCAGAAGCCGCAGACGACCCCGTCACCGAGGACCTCGCGGTCGAGATTCTCGCCGACGAGGAAGCACACCGCACGGAGTTCAAGAGCTACCGCCGCGAGTACGGCGACAACTGA
- a CDS encoding signal recognition particle protein Srp54, whose translation MVLDDLGSSLRGSLDQLRGKSRLDEEDVEDIVKEIQRSLLQADVSVDLVMDLSEDIRQRALDEEPPGGTSARDHVLRIVYEELVDLVGESTDLPLEDQTIMLAGLQGSGKTTTAAKMAWWFSKKGLRPGVIQTDTFRPGAYDQAKQMAERAEVEFYGEPDNDNPVEIAEHGMEELSDVDVLIVDTAGRHALEETLIDELEQIESVVEPDRNLLVLDAAIGQGAKEQADRFDGAVGIDGVAITKLDGTAKGGGALAAVDRTDSSIAFLGTGEEVQDIERFEPDGFISRLLGMGDLKQLTERVERAMEETGQDEDDWDPESMMDGEFTLHDMRKQMEAMNNMGPLSQVMDMIPGLGGGLKDQLPDDAMDVTQERMRDFEVIMDSMTDEELQNPRSISKSQIERIARGSGKEEEQIQELLEQHKMMDRMMDQFSGMGDGDMQRMMKQMGGGGGGGGGLGGMGPFGD comes from the coding sequence ATGGTACTTGACGACTTGGGGAGTTCACTCCGCGGCAGCTTAGACCAGCTGCGCGGCAAATCCCGCCTCGACGAGGAGGACGTCGAGGACATCGTGAAGGAGATACAGCGGTCGCTCCTCCAGGCCGACGTCTCCGTCGACCTCGTGATGGATCTCTCGGAGGATATCCGCCAGCGCGCACTCGACGAGGAGCCGCCCGGCGGCACCTCCGCGCGCGACCACGTCCTCCGTATCGTCTACGAGGAGCTGGTCGACCTCGTCGGTGAGTCGACGGACCTCCCGCTCGAAGACCAGACAATCATGCTCGCCGGCCTGCAGGGGTCGGGGAAGACGACCACCGCCGCCAAGATGGCGTGGTGGTTCTCGAAGAAGGGGCTGCGTCCGGGCGTCATCCAGACGGACACGTTCCGTCCCGGCGCGTACGACCAGGCGAAACAGATGGCCGAGCGGGCCGAGGTAGAGTTCTACGGCGAGCCGGACAACGACAATCCCGTCGAGATCGCCGAACACGGGATGGAAGAGCTGTCTGACGTGGACGTGCTCATCGTCGACACCGCGGGTCGCCACGCCCTCGAAGAGACGCTCATCGACGAACTCGAACAGATCGAGTCCGTCGTCGAGCCGGACCGGAATCTGCTCGTGCTCGATGCCGCAATCGGGCAGGGCGCAAAAGAGCAGGCCGACCGCTTCGACGGCGCCGTCGGCATCGACGGCGTCGCCATCACGAAACTCGACGGGACGGCGAAGGGTGGTGGTGCCCTCGCGGCCGTCGACCGCACGGACTCCTCGATTGCGTTCCTCGGAACGGGCGAGGAGGTGCAGGACATCGAGCGGTTCGAGCCGGACGGCTTCATCTCGCGGCTGCTCGGGATGGGTGACCTGAAGCAGCTCACCGAGCGCGTCGAGCGCGCGATGGAGGAGACCGGTCAGGACGAGGACGACTGGGACCCCGAGTCGATGATGGACGGGGAGTTCACCCTCCACGATATGCGCAAGCAGATGGAGGCGATGAACAACATGGGGCCGCTCTCGCAGGTGATGGACATGATTCCGGGCCTCGGCGGCGGGCTGAAGGACCAACTCCCGGACGACGCCATGGACGTGACCCAAGAGCGGATGCGCGACTTCGAGGTCATCATGGACTCGATGACCGACGAGGAACTCCAGAACCCCCGCTCGATTTCGAAATCACAAATCGAGCGCATCGCCCGCGGCTCGGGCAAGGAGGAAGAGCAGATTCAGGAACTGCTCGAACAGCACAAGATGATGGACCGGATGATGGACCAGTTCTCCGGTATGGGCGACGGCGACATGCAGCGGATGATGAAACAGATGGGCGGCGGTGGTGGCGGTGGCGGCGGTCTCGGTGGGATGGGTCCCTTCGGCGACTGA
- a CDS encoding SDR family oxidoreductase: protein MEIGQSIDGKTAVVTGASSGIGAETARELADAGANVVLAARREDRLDALANDIESGHDVTAAVVPTDVTDEAQVETLIETTVEQFDSLDILVNNAGLAAGSDVASMASEDYHTMMRVNCDGMFFATRAALPHLREADGTLVFIGSFAGQYPRPFNPVYAATKWWTRGFAKSVSAQVGGDMAVTVINPAAVRTEFAVETGDDAFDAAPFEEQFEPGEAVEPTEVAEAVRFVATQSPSMVSELDLYDREKLTLF, encoded by the coding sequence ATGGAGATTGGCCAATCGATAGACGGGAAGACGGCAGTGGTGACGGGCGCGAGTTCGGGAATCGGTGCCGAAACCGCACGCGAACTCGCTGATGCGGGCGCGAACGTCGTCCTCGCCGCGCGCCGTGAGGACCGACTCGACGCGCTCGCGAACGACATCGAGTCGGGGCACGACGTGACTGCCGCCGTGGTCCCGACGGACGTAACCGACGAAGCGCAGGTGGAGACGCTCATCGAAACGACGGTCGAGCAGTTCGACTCGCTCGACATCCTCGTCAACAACGCCGGCCTCGCGGCGGGCAGCGACGTGGCGTCGATGGCGAGCGAGGACTACCACACGATGATGCGCGTCAACTGCGACGGGATGTTCTTCGCGACCCGCGCGGCACTCCCCCACCTCCGGGAGGCAGACGGCACGCTCGTTTTCATCGGGAGCTTCGCCGGCCAGTATCCACGGCCGTTCAACCCGGTGTACGCGGCGACGAAGTGGTGGACGCGCGGCTTCGCGAAGTCCGTCTCCGCGCAGGTCGGCGGCGACATGGCGGTGACGGTCATCAACCCCGCCGCCGTTCGGACGGAGTTCGCCGTCGAAACCGGCGACGACGCCTTCGACGCCGCACCGTTCGAAGAGCAGTTCGAGCCGGGCGAGGCGGTCGAGCCGACGGAGGTCGCCGAGGCCGTCCGGTTCGTCGCCACCCAGTCGCCGTCGATGGTGAGCGAACTCGACTTGTACGACCGCGAGAAGCTGACCCTCTTTTAA
- a CDS encoding peroxiredoxin, with the protein MLEPGDDAPAFELDNHAGESVALPEEGTAVVYFYPRADTPGCTTEACSFRDAWSEYESRGIDVFGISDDPVEDLAAFRDEYSLTVELLSDPDGAVASAYDSYGEKNVFGNTVDGVFRNTYVVRDGEVVLAYEGVDPEDHAAELLADIDSL; encoded by the coding sequence ATGCTCGAACCCGGCGACGACGCACCAGCGTTCGAACTCGACAACCACGCGGGCGAGTCGGTCGCGCTTCCCGAGGAAGGGACGGCGGTCGTCTACTTCTATCCGCGGGCGGACACGCCCGGCTGTACGACCGAGGCCTGCTCGTTTCGCGACGCGTGGAGCGAGTACGAATCACGCGGTATCGACGTGTTCGGCATCAGCGACGACCCTGTCGAGGACCTCGCAGCCTTCCGCGATGAGTACTCGCTGACGGTCGAGTTGCTCTCGGACCCCGACGGCGCGGTCGCGAGCGCGTACGATTCGTACGGCGAGAAGAACGTCTTCGGCAACACCGTCGACGGCGTGTTCCGGAACACGTACGTCGTCCGCGACGGCGAAGTCGTCCTCGCGTACGAGGGGGTCGACCCCGAGGACCACGCCGCAGAACTGCTCGCCGACATCGACTCGCTGTAG
- a CDS encoding SDR family NAD(P)-dependent oxidoreductase — MRHDEQTVFITGAGQGIGEAAAKRFANEGAFVVVTDVNDETGEATAADINDETPGEATFTSLDVTNREGFEAAIDTTAEEYGLDVVVNNAGVGHPPSNVEDTDQSTFDFVFDVNVRGVWNGCHAALPHLKEQGSGNIVNIGSLASYYGLPKQSVYSLTKGAVLNFTRAVAAEAGRSGVRCNAVCPAFTNTELGNHFFETRDDPEKAKKMMLQRYPLGRLGEPEEIADAISFLASDEASYITGEGLRVDGGFSTS, encoded by the coding sequence ATGCGACACGACGAGCAAACAGTGTTCATCACGGGTGCGGGACAGGGTATCGGCGAAGCCGCGGCGAAACGGTTCGCCAACGAGGGGGCCTTCGTCGTCGTCACGGACGTGAACGACGAGACCGGTGAGGCGACCGCCGCCGACATCAACGACGAGACGCCCGGCGAGGCCACCTTCACGAGCCTCGACGTGACGAACCGCGAGGGGTTCGAGGCCGCCATCGACACGACCGCAGAGGAGTACGGTCTCGACGTGGTCGTCAACAACGCCGGCGTCGGCCACCCGCCCTCGAACGTCGAGGACACGGACCAGTCCACCTTCGACTTCGTCTTCGACGTGAACGTCCGCGGCGTCTGGAACGGCTGTCACGCCGCGCTCCCCCACCTGAAGGAGCAGGGCTCTGGTAACATCGTCAACATCGGCTCGCTCGCCTCCTACTACGGGCTGCCCAAACAGAGCGTCTACTCGCTCACGAAGGGCGCGGTGTTGAACTTCACGCGCGCCGTCGCCGCCGAAGCCGGTCGCTCCGGCGTCCGGTGTAACGCCGTCTGTCCCGCCTTCACGAACACCGAGTTGGGCAACCACTTCTTCGAGACGCGCGACGACCCCGAGAAGGCGAAGAAGATGATGCTCCAGCGCTACCCGCTCGGGCGACTCGGCGAGCCAGAAGAAATCGCCGACGCCATCTCCTTCCTCGCCAGCGACGAAGCCTCCTACATCACCGGCGAGGGCCTGCGCGTCGACGGCGGCTTCTCCACGTCGTAA